The Microbacterium sp. LWO12-1.2 genome includes a window with the following:
- a CDS encoding alpha-E domain-containing protein, with protein MLSRIAEALFWIGRYVERADGTARILDVHLQLLLEDPWVDEDTACRALLSVMGTTVDGDAALGRDDVVRLLALDREHSASIAHSIAAARENARRAREIISTDLWETLNESNARMPRWIASDKTHPFFRWVRDRSALAFGVVDSSTSRDEAWQFFVLGRSIERADMTARLLATRSLTEAGGPSWTTLLRSCGAYEAHLRSHRAVPTAASAVEFLLVDRLFPRSVLSSILQAEECLRGIDPAGAFGAPDRAHRVLGRMRSELEYRPVGDIVHRLSESMEEVQVGMSEASDAIRERYFPSIAMPVWIGEAL; from the coding sequence ATGCTGAGTCGCATCGCCGAAGCCCTCTTCTGGATCGGTCGTTACGTCGAGCGTGCCGATGGAACCGCGCGCATCCTCGACGTGCACCTGCAGCTGCTCCTGGAAGACCCGTGGGTCGACGAGGACACCGCGTGCCGTGCCCTGCTCTCGGTCATGGGTACGACGGTCGACGGTGACGCGGCGCTCGGACGCGATGACGTGGTGCGGCTGCTCGCACTGGATAGAGAGCATTCGGCGTCGATCGCGCACTCGATCGCCGCCGCCCGCGAGAACGCCCGTCGCGCACGCGAGATCATCTCGACCGACCTGTGGGAGACCCTCAACGAGTCCAACGCGCGGATGCCGCGGTGGATCGCCTCCGACAAGACGCACCCCTTCTTCCGCTGGGTCCGCGATCGGTCGGCGCTGGCTTTCGGCGTGGTCGACTCCTCGACGAGTCGCGACGAGGCCTGGCAGTTCTTCGTGCTCGGACGGTCGATCGAACGGGCGGACATGACCGCGCGGCTGCTCGCGACGCGGTCTCTCACGGAGGCCGGCGGCCCGAGCTGGACGACCCTGCTGCGCAGTTGCGGCGCGTACGAGGCCCACCTGCGCAGTCATCGCGCCGTGCCGACGGCCGCATCGGCCGTGGAGTTCCTGCTCGTGGATCGACTGTTCCCGCGGTCCGTGCTCTCCAGCATCCTGCAGGCGGAGGAGTGCCTGCGCGGTATCGATCCGGCAGGAGCGTTCGGCGCCCCCGACCGCGCCCATCGGGTGCTCGGGCGGATGCGTTCGGAGCTGGAGTACCGACCGGTCGGCGACATCGTGCACCGGCTCTCGGAGAGCATGGAAGAGGTGCAGGTGGGGATGTCGGAGGCGAGCGATGCGATCAGAGAGCGGTACTTCCCCTCGATAGCGATGCCGGTGTGGATCGGAGAAGCGCTGTGA
- a CDS encoding ATP-dependent DNA ligase produces the protein MMLSELVTTTEEVAATSSRLAKIDALARLLARAEPSEIAPLVGLLLAAPRQGRLGVGWRGIAALDVHHAEASTLRIADVDHALDALAAASGTGANAARSSILGALAARTTAGEWDFLTRAILGELRTGALGGVLLDAIARASGRTPAVVRRAAMLSGDLGTTAHLALTGTAAELEAVGLQVGRPVLPMLAGTAATPTAALELAGESSVEFKLDGARIQVHRHGEEVGVYTRSLADITHRVPELVEIVRSLPAHDLILDGETLSLDEDGGPRPFQETMSRFGADVSRELLLRPWFFDLLHVDGRDLIDEPLSTRLAELERIAADWRIPGIVTTDAAAAEALSREALAAGHEGVVIKAIDSPYTAGRRGKSWIKVKPVLTYDLVVLGAEWGSGRRQGWLSNLHLGALDPEGEFGEPGAFVMVGKTFKGLTDELLNWQTQTFPEFETRRSAGTVFLRPEIVVEIAIDGVQRSPRYPGGIALRFARVKGYRTDKTAAEADTIQTLRALLPS, from the coding sequence ATGATGCTCTCGGAGCTCGTCACCACGACAGAAGAGGTCGCTGCGACCTCATCACGCCTCGCGAAGATCGACGCGCTGGCCCGGTTGCTCGCGCGCGCGGAACCGTCCGAGATCGCGCCGCTCGTCGGCCTGCTGCTCGCGGCACCGCGGCAGGGGCGCCTCGGGGTCGGCTGGCGAGGGATCGCCGCCCTCGACGTGCACCATGCCGAGGCATCGACGCTGCGCATCGCCGACGTCGATCACGCGCTCGACGCGCTGGCCGCGGCATCCGGCACCGGGGCGAACGCCGCGCGGAGCAGCATCCTCGGCGCTCTGGCCGCACGCACCACGGCCGGCGAATGGGACTTCCTGACCAGGGCGATCCTGGGCGAACTGCGCACCGGCGCGCTCGGCGGCGTGCTGCTCGACGCGATCGCACGAGCCTCCGGTCGCACGCCGGCCGTCGTCCGTCGCGCGGCCATGCTCTCGGGAGATCTCGGCACGACCGCGCACCTCGCCCTCACCGGCACCGCCGCGGAACTCGAGGCCGTCGGTCTGCAGGTCGGGCGTCCGGTGCTGCCGATGCTCGCCGGTACCGCTGCGACCCCGACCGCCGCTCTGGAGCTCGCGGGCGAGTCATCGGTCGAGTTCAAGCTCGACGGTGCGCGCATCCAGGTGCATCGACACGGCGAGGAGGTCGGCGTATACACACGCAGCCTGGCCGATATCACCCATCGCGTGCCCGAGCTGGTCGAGATCGTGCGATCGCTCCCGGCGCACGACCTGATACTCGACGGAGAGACGCTGTCGCTCGATGAAGACGGCGGGCCGCGTCCGTTCCAGGAGACGATGTCGCGCTTCGGTGCCGATGTCTCCCGCGAGCTCCTGCTGCGCCCCTGGTTCTTCGACCTGCTGCACGTCGACGGGCGCGACTTGATCGACGAGCCGCTCTCCACTCGTCTCGCCGAGCTCGAGCGCATCGCGGCGGACTGGCGCATCCCGGGCATAGTGACAACCGATGCCGCCGCGGCCGAAGCGCTCTCCCGAGAGGCACTCGCCGCCGGCCATGAGGGCGTCGTCATCAAAGCGATCGACTCGCCGTACACCGCGGGCAGGCGCGGCAAGTCCTGGATCAAGGTCAAACCCGTGCTGACCTACGACCTCGTGGTGCTCGGGGCGGAGTGGGGATCCGGTCGCCGACAGGGCTGGCTGTCGAACCTGCATCTGGGCGCGCTCGATCCGGAAGGCGAGTTCGGAGAGCCCGGCGCCTTCGTCATGGTCGGCAAGACCTTCAAAGGCCTCACCGACGAGCTGCTGAACTGGCAGACCCAGACGTTCCCCGAGTTCGAGACGCGTCGCTCGGCCGGCACCGTCTTCCTCCGGCCGGAGATCGTCGTCGAGATCGCGATCGACGGCGTGCAGCGCTCGCCCCGCTATCCCGGCGGAATCGCGCTGCGCTTCGCCCGGGTCAAGGGCTACCGCACCGACAAGACCGCCGCCGAGGCCGACACGATCCAGACGCTGCGCGCACTCCTGCCGAGCTGA
- a CDS encoding transglutaminase family protein — protein MSRLRIVHRTGFRYEKPATASYNEARMLPHSREGQFVLQATLDISPAATQHSYADYWDTRVSTFEVLTPHQLLSVTATSIVDVRATPPATGVIDWDELAARIPLSLSLAEGVTQTAATAPDAEMIALAQRIRAEGRDVDATAFEICRTVGEAMEYRSGVTGVNSTARDAWPARSGVCQDIAHVALGVLRAIGIPARYVSGYLHPDPTAPIGQPVIGESHAWVEWYSGEWRGYDPTNLAEIGESHVYVGHGRDYGDVPPLRGVYAGPSASELFVSVEVTRLE, from the coding sequence GTGAGCCGTCTGCGCATCGTTCATCGGACCGGGTTCCGCTACGAGAAGCCGGCGACCGCGTCGTACAACGAGGCGCGGATGCTGCCGCATTCGCGCGAGGGCCAGTTCGTGCTGCAGGCGACACTCGACATCTCCCCGGCCGCGACACAGCACTCGTACGCCGACTACTGGGACACCCGGGTGTCGACCTTCGAGGTGCTCACCCCGCATCAGCTGCTCTCGGTCACGGCGACGAGCATCGTCGACGTGCGAGCGACGCCCCCGGCGACCGGTGTCATCGACTGGGATGAACTCGCCGCGCGCATCCCTCTGTCGCTCTCGCTGGCCGAGGGCGTCACGCAGACAGCCGCAACTGCACCGGATGCCGAGATGATCGCGCTCGCCCAGCGGATCAGAGCCGAAGGCCGCGATGTCGACGCCACCGCGTTCGAGATCTGCCGCACGGTCGGCGAGGCCATGGAGTACCGGAGCGGGGTCACCGGGGTGAACTCCACCGCACGCGACGCCTGGCCCGCGCGCTCGGGCGTCTGCCAGGACATCGCCCATGTCGCACTCGGTGTGCTGCGCGCGATCGGCATCCCGGCGCGCTATGTCTCGGGCTACCTGCATCCTGATCCGACCGCGCCGATCGGGCAGCCCGTGATCGGGGAATCGCACGCCTGGGTCGAGTGGTACTCGGGGGAGTGGCGAGGGTACGACCCGACCAACCTCGCTGAGATCGGGGAGTCGCACGTGTATGTCGGCCATGGTCGCGACTACGGCGACGTGCCGCCGCTGCGGGGCGTGTATGCCGGGCCGAGCGCCTCGGAGCTGTTCGTGTCCGTCGAGGTCACGCGGCTGGAGTGA
- a CDS encoding uridine kinase: MDDVRSEFFSALTGALTMPAADGPNLIVGIDGVDGAGKTRLADDWASFLRERCPVVRVSIDGFHHVRAHRYQRGRTSPDGFWLDSYDYQAFRREVIAPFRQGSGTYLPRHHDVQTDEIVVGPRLPVPRGAVLLVDGIFLHRPELDGVWDHTVFLGVPFEESMRRMALRDGSSSDPEAAENVRYVDGQRRYLAECRPEERASVLVDYRDLAHPVILRGA, translated from the coding sequence GTGGACGACGTACGGAGCGAGTTCTTCTCGGCGCTGACCGGAGCCCTCACGATGCCGGCCGCCGACGGGCCGAATCTCATCGTCGGGATCGATGGCGTCGATGGCGCGGGCAAGACCCGCCTCGCCGACGACTGGGCGTCGTTCCTACGCGAGCGCTGCCCTGTCGTGAGGGTCTCGATCGACGGGTTCCATCACGTGCGTGCGCATCGATACCAGCGGGGTCGGACGTCGCCTGACGGTTTCTGGCTCGACTCGTACGACTACCAGGCGTTCCGCCGCGAGGTGATCGCCCCCTTCCGGCAGGGGAGCGGGACGTACCTGCCCAGACACCATGACGTGCAGACCGACGAAATCGTGGTCGGTCCTCGTCTGCCCGTTCCCCGAGGAGCTGTGCTCCTGGTCGACGGGATCTTCCTGCACCGGCCCGAGCTCGATGGCGTGTGGGATCACACCGTCTTCCTCGGCGTGCCGTTCGAAGAATCCATGCGACGAATGGCGTTGCGCGACGGTTCCTCGTCGGATCCGGAGGCGGCGGAGAACGTGCGGTACGTGGATGGTCAGCGTCGCTATCTTGCGGAGTGCCGACCGGAGGAGCGTGCCTCCGTGCTCGTCGACTATCGCGATCTCGCGCACCCTGTCATCCTCCGGGGCGCATAG
- a CDS encoding circularly permuted type 2 ATP-grasp protein produces the protein MESLFNGYTSRRSPVRSGPQPWDEMFPSEVPPGGSEVRLPYQEMYPALAGMDDAELRARTDALASSYLAQGVTFDFAGEERPFPLDVVPRVLAADDWTYVESGVKQRVRALEAFLADVYGPQLAVHDGVIPASLISSSSHFHRQAAGIVGANGVRIHVAGIDVIRDEKGAWRVLEDNVRVPSGVSYVLANRRVMAQTLPELFTSLRVRPVVDYPGRLLQALRAAAPAGVEDPTVVVLTPGVYNSAYYEHTLLARMMGIELVEGRDLFCSGGRVWMHTTAGPTRVDVIYRRVDDEFLDPQHFRPDSVLGAPGLMLAARLGNVTLANAIGNGVADDKLVYTYVPELIRYYLGEDPIIPNVDTWRLEEPDALAEVLDRLDELVVKPVDGSGGKGLVVGPDASRATLEALRATLLADPRGWIAQPVVQLSTIPTLVEDGFRPRHVDLRPFAVNDGNDIWVLPGGLTRVALPEGQLVVNSSQGGGSKDTWVLDPSLFTGPTTTVAGRSDPASDEVSIATGAIAVVTSPPREEPHPPFLSSPQDEDLEVRHHQQQQQQQQQRTEGDLTC, from the coding sequence ATGGAGTCGCTGTTCAACGGATACACCTCACGACGGTCCCCGGTACGGAGCGGACCACAACCCTGGGACGAGATGTTCCCCTCAGAGGTGCCGCCGGGTGGCAGCGAGGTACGTCTGCCGTACCAGGAGATGTACCCCGCGCTGGCCGGGATGGATGACGCGGAGCTGCGGGCGCGGACGGATGCGCTGGCCAGCTCCTACCTCGCGCAGGGAGTGACGTTCGACTTCGCCGGGGAGGAGCGGCCGTTCCCGCTCGACGTGGTGCCGCGCGTGCTCGCGGCGGATGATTGGACCTACGTCGAATCCGGGGTGAAGCAGCGGGTGCGCGCGCTGGAGGCGTTCCTGGCAGACGTGTACGGCCCGCAGCTCGCGGTGCACGACGGCGTGATCCCGGCGTCGCTGATCAGCTCGTCGTCGCACTTCCACCGCCAGGCTGCGGGCATCGTCGGGGCGAACGGTGTGCGCATCCATGTCGCCGGGATCGATGTCATCCGCGATGAGAAAGGTGCCTGGCGGGTGCTGGAGGACAACGTCCGGGTGCCCAGCGGCGTGAGTTACGTGCTCGCCAACAGGCGGGTGATGGCGCAGACGCTCCCCGAGCTGTTCACCAGTCTGCGGGTCCGTCCCGTCGTCGACTATCCGGGGCGGCTGCTGCAGGCACTGCGCGCCGCGGCTCCCGCGGGGGTCGAGGATCCGACTGTCGTCGTGCTCACCCCCGGCGTCTACAACTCCGCGTACTACGAGCACACCCTGCTGGCGCGCATGATGGGCATCGAACTCGTCGAAGGCCGCGACCTGTTCTGCTCGGGCGGCCGGGTGTGGATGCATACGACAGCCGGACCGACGCGGGTGGACGTCATCTATCGCCGTGTCGACGACGAGTTCCTCGACCCGCAGCACTTCCGGCCGGACTCGGTGCTGGGCGCACCGGGGCTGATGCTCGCGGCGCGCTTGGGCAACGTCACGCTGGCCAACGCGATCGGCAACGGCGTCGCCGACGACAAGCTCGTCTACACGTATGTGCCCGAGCTCATCCGCTACTACCTGGGCGAGGACCCGATCATCCCCAACGTCGACACCTGGCGTCTGGAGGAGCCGGATGCGTTGGCAGAGGTGCTGGACCGGCTGGACGAACTGGTCGTGAAGCCGGTCGACGGCTCCGGCGGGAAGGGACTCGTGGTCGGCCCCGACGCCTCGCGCGCGACGCTCGAGGCGCTGAGGGCGACTCTGCTGGCGGATCCGCGCGGATGGATCGCGCAGCCCGTGGTGCAGCTGTCGACGATCCCCACGCTGGTCGAAGACGGATTCCGGCCGCGGCACGTCGATCTGCGTCCGTTCGCCGTGAACGACGGGAACGACATCTGGGTGCTGCCCGGAGGGCTCACCCGTGTCGCGTTGCCCGAGGGACAGCTCGTCGTGAACTCCAGCCAGGGCGGAGGGTCGAAAGACACCTGGGTGCTGGATCCCTCCCTGTTCACCGGCCCGACGACCACGGTCGCCGGCCGCTCCGATCCCGCCTCCGACGAGGTCTCGATCGCCACCGGAGCGATCGCGGTCGTGACCTCGCCGCCGCGGGAAGAGCCGCATCCGCCGTTCCTCTCCTCGCCCCAGGACGAAGATCTCGAGGTGCGCCACCACCAGCAACAACAGCAACAGCAGCAGCAACGGACGGAGGGGGACCTCACATGCTGA
- a CDS encoding DUF5724 domain-containing protein — MLDREQAHARLSTFSTVHEWTRPTIKARGLMAPQLAQRIARAISARQKHEHLDSAEIESIIGELDEMPTRTRTKVFKGLAAPISEELSQWWAWAISMPYQRGWTRRAYRTSDPRPTRTSRWNDLCALIEHAARYPQPIEWHATWLAYVSENVPLGPLLASSVDAGDAEVRRILCESVEGTHPVGAPSREGYIALLACADPSAWNLVVQMLLEAEREEGRRQTILDAADVGHVGALAFVLQAIVDHGLIRFSSTVRAFGVWVGEPTMMSHAEDAEIAIRMLARFLAQPPTVSQLQSADAVEVFLGLWALAVRDVGTAIDAAEALLGDADEKRRLAAVRILVDLAIDDTHGALAVAVDDPSLPVLAAALAEWPTGHAGKLRDVDLPEAVRARLRRRVTDLGPQRTVDIGILVPMNREVGIATVADILLAYSLDELDPELLLSSTPHGRWLAARHLARDAARHRAPLFTLLLDSSSSVRREARAIMDVIDTPTPEETAALETALTRKPADVRKTALRLLGRQAPPHISESVGRLRAGTAEQRRAADELADLAGPAEPTADELLPVLRYAPDARTSATRPTPSASVDWTQYHAGARHIWRSLGAWLDEHADTEVQRSSGVSLLANVEWLPEITPDGSMPLAEIIDPWWERIRHGLVDGGVEVALLALRSSSQERWASRVDAAVLGQFADEKRRRTHTENLRDTILRHLAQREWRASWTAPVIDMLELAAAAVPVKELTGPRRLPHGPDGTQVRWDPRELFEQLFSGAPRYLDPGVLDDGQLARLWNAVRFLDEPEGAVDRWNGEMIDFDDGRYRKTTHRVPDQPFRFPPMTRVVVEAFERGRATEADLIDHLFLGPSARGLPQRREGVPLGILSRPAPAEWASRSATQRVVERVRRDVITVEMARGEMATPYSEMVRSLASVRGAKGLVTVLSAIGRRPFVRSQMWDETRESAFSYLVQIHYPAPDDTAETLRRLFAEAKIPESRIAETAMYAPQWAPLIEEVLGWPGLESAVWWFHAHTKEDGWSNDRSYRDVWATEISRRTPLDSVDLERGAVDVEWFRHVRDELGDERLDSVVKAARFSSQAGGHKRAELFSDALRGRIDEEALIARAVEKRQQDPVRAIGLLALPEGEEQLLARYTFLRGYVAGGKSSGSARRASETAAVHIALENLARTAGYRDPQRLTWAMEARSAADLADGAVTATDGDLEVSLTIDEEGQPRIEATRAGERLSAVPAKSRKLPQIAALVERSKELRKQVSRMRKSLEEACVLGDVFESDELETLRTHPMLGRMLAELILVDAEGRVGFLREAGSELIAADGVPFALINGVRIAHPHDLLASGDWPELQHEVMLRGRAQPFKQAFRELYILNQNEQGEKGMFSRRYAGHQLNEHRASGLFSARGWVVDVGNGYTRTFHHEKITAFCDVMNGWGTAAAVESAAIEDVTFYRSGTWSPLPLADVPARVFSETMRDLDLVVSVAHASGVDPEASESSVEVRRRIVDETAQLLDLNNVEVGGHHVRIKGSLGTYSVHLGSGVVHLIPGNALFVIPVGAQHRGRIFLPFVDDDPRTAEIVSKVVLLARDQQIKDPTILSQLVR, encoded by the coding sequence GTGCTCGACCGGGAACAGGCGCACGCGCGGCTCAGCACCTTCAGTACCGTCCACGAGTGGACGCGACCGACGATCAAGGCCAGGGGACTGATGGCCCCGCAGCTCGCGCAGCGCATCGCCCGTGCGATCAGCGCTCGTCAGAAACACGAGCATCTCGACTCAGCGGAGATCGAGTCGATCATCGGCGAGCTCGACGAGATGCCGACGAGAACCCGCACCAAGGTATTCAAGGGCCTGGCCGCGCCGATCAGCGAAGAGCTCTCACAGTGGTGGGCCTGGGCGATCTCCATGCCCTATCAACGCGGATGGACACGTCGCGCCTACCGCACGAGCGATCCCCGCCCTACGCGCACGTCTCGGTGGAATGATCTGTGCGCGTTGATCGAGCACGCGGCACGGTATCCGCAGCCCATCGAGTGGCATGCGACCTGGCTGGCCTATGTCTCGGAGAATGTGCCTCTGGGCCCACTGCTCGCCTCATCGGTCGATGCGGGTGACGCCGAGGTCCGACGGATACTCTGCGAGAGCGTGGAAGGGACACACCCGGTCGGGGCGCCGTCACGGGAGGGGTATATCGCCCTACTGGCGTGTGCAGATCCTTCGGCGTGGAACCTCGTCGTGCAGATGCTTCTCGAGGCGGAGCGCGAGGAAGGCCGGCGCCAGACGATCCTCGATGCGGCCGATGTCGGGCACGTGGGTGCTCTCGCGTTCGTGCTCCAGGCTATCGTCGACCACGGGCTCATCCGATTCTCGAGCACGGTGCGCGCCTTCGGCGTCTGGGTGGGCGAGCCGACGATGATGTCGCACGCCGAAGATGCCGAGATCGCCATCAGGATGCTCGCAAGGTTCCTGGCGCAGCCGCCGACCGTGAGCCAGCTGCAGAGCGCAGACGCCGTCGAGGTGTTCCTCGGCCTGTGGGCTCTCGCGGTGCGGGATGTCGGCACGGCGATAGATGCGGCCGAGGCGCTTCTCGGTGATGCTGATGAGAAGCGCCGCCTGGCAGCGGTGCGCATCCTGGTCGACCTGGCGATCGACGATACCCACGGCGCTCTCGCCGTCGCTGTCGACGACCCGAGTCTTCCGGTGCTCGCCGCCGCACTCGCCGAGTGGCCGACCGGTCACGCCGGCAAGCTGAGAGACGTCGATCTCCCCGAGGCCGTCAGGGCGCGGCTGCGCCGTCGGGTGACGGACCTCGGGCCGCAGCGGACCGTCGACATCGGAATCCTTGTCCCCATGAACAGGGAGGTCGGGATCGCCACGGTCGCCGACATCCTCTTGGCGTACTCGCTCGACGAGCTGGATCCTGAGCTGCTCCTGAGTTCGACACCGCACGGGCGGTGGCTGGCCGCGCGACACCTCGCGCGGGACGCTGCGCGTCACCGGGCGCCGTTGTTCACTCTGCTGCTGGACTCGTCGTCATCGGTGCGACGTGAGGCCCGCGCCATCATGGACGTCATCGACACGCCGACGCCGGAAGAGACGGCGGCGCTGGAGACCGCGCTGACCCGCAAGCCGGCGGACGTGCGCAAGACCGCACTCCGACTGCTGGGGCGGCAGGCTCCTCCGCATATCTCGGAGTCGGTCGGCCGGTTGCGTGCGGGCACGGCCGAGCAGCGCCGCGCGGCAGACGAGCTCGCAGACCTCGCGGGGCCGGCGGAGCCGACCGCTGACGAGCTGCTCCCCGTGCTGCGATACGCCCCCGATGCGCGCACGTCGGCGACGCGGCCGACGCCATCCGCCTCGGTCGATTGGACGCAGTACCACGCCGGCGCCCGGCACATCTGGCGGTCGTTGGGTGCGTGGCTGGATGAGCATGCCGACACGGAGGTGCAGCGATCCAGCGGCGTGTCTCTCCTGGCCAACGTGGAGTGGCTCCCCGAGATCACGCCCGATGGGTCGATGCCGCTCGCCGAGATCATCGATCCATGGTGGGAGCGGATCCGGCACGGTCTTGTCGACGGCGGGGTCGAGGTCGCACTGCTCGCGCTCCGGAGCAGCAGCCAGGAACGGTGGGCTTCGCGAGTCGACGCTGCCGTCCTGGGGCAGTTCGCAGACGAGAAGCGAAGGCGCACCCATACCGAGAACCTGCGTGACACGATCCTCCGGCATCTCGCGCAACGCGAATGGCGTGCTTCCTGGACGGCGCCCGTGATCGACATGCTCGAGCTGGCGGCGGCTGCCGTGCCCGTCAAGGAGCTGACCGGTCCGAGGAGACTGCCGCACGGGCCCGATGGTACGCAGGTGCGGTGGGATCCGCGCGAGCTCTTCGAGCAGTTGTTCTCCGGCGCTCCGCGCTACCTCGATCCCGGAGTGCTCGACGACGGGCAGCTGGCAAGACTCTGGAACGCGGTCAGGTTCCTGGATGAGCCGGAGGGAGCGGTCGACCGCTGGAACGGCGAGATGATCGACTTCGACGACGGGCGCTACCGCAAGACGACGCACCGCGTGCCCGACCAGCCGTTCCGGTTCCCACCGATGACGCGCGTCGTGGTGGAGGCGTTCGAACGTGGACGGGCGACCGAGGCCGACCTCATCGACCACCTCTTCCTCGGACCGTCGGCGCGTGGGCTGCCGCAGCGCCGTGAAGGTGTGCCGCTCGGCATCCTCTCGAGACCGGCGCCGGCGGAGTGGGCATCGCGATCCGCCACGCAGCGAGTGGTCGAGCGGGTCCGCCGAGACGTGATCACTGTCGAGATGGCCCGTGGTGAGATGGCGACGCCGTACTCGGAGATGGTCAGGTCGCTGGCGAGCGTGCGCGGCGCGAAGGGACTGGTGACTGTGCTCAGCGCGATCGGACGACGCCCGTTCGTGCGCAGCCAGATGTGGGATGAGACACGGGAAAGCGCGTTCTCCTACCTGGTGCAGATCCATTACCCCGCTCCCGATGACACGGCGGAGACGCTCCGTCGCCTGTTCGCGGAGGCGAAGATCCCGGAGAGTCGTATCGCGGAGACGGCGATGTACGCCCCGCAATGGGCGCCGCTGATCGAAGAGGTGCTCGGCTGGCCGGGGCTGGAGTCCGCGGTGTGGTGGTTCCACGCCCACACCAAGGAAGACGGCTGGTCGAATGACCGGTCATATCGCGATGTCTGGGCGACGGAGATCAGTCGGCGCACGCCGCTCGACAGCGTGGACCTGGAACGCGGAGCGGTCGACGTCGAGTGGTTCCGACATGTGCGAGACGAACTGGGAGATGAGCGGCTCGACAGTGTCGTCAAGGCCGCCAGATTCTCTTCCCAGGCAGGGGGTCATAAGCGCGCGGAGTTGTTCTCCGATGCGCTGCGTGGCCGGATCGACGAAGAGGCGCTGATCGCGCGGGCCGTCGAGAAGCGCCAGCAGGATCCGGTGCGGGCGATCGGTCTGCTCGCGCTCCCGGAGGGCGAGGAGCAGCTTCTCGCCAGGTACACGTTCCTCCGCGGGTACGTCGCCGGGGGGAAGTCGTCGGGGTCGGCGAGGCGAGCCTCCGAGACGGCGGCTGTGCACATCGCCCTGGAGAACCTGGCGCGCACGGCGGGCTATCGCGACCCGCAGCGCTTGACCTGGGCCATGGAGGCGCGCTCCGCCGCGGACCTCGCCGACGGAGCGGTCACGGCGACGGATGGCGACCTCGAGGTCAGCCTGACGATCGATGAGGAGGGGCAACCGCGCATCGAGGCCACCCGAGCGGGTGAGCGCCTGTCCGCCGTGCCGGCGAAGAGCCGCAAGCTCCCGCAGATCGCCGCGCTCGTCGAGCGGTCCAAGGAGTTGCGGAAGCAGGTGTCGCGCATGCGCAAGTCGCTCGAGGAGGCGTGCGTCCTGGGAGACGTGTTCGAGTCCGACGAGCTGGAGACGCTGCGCACCCACCCGATGCTCGGCCGGATGCTCGCGGAGCTCATCCTGGTCGATGCGGAGGGGCGGGTCGGGTTCCTGAGAGAGGCCGGCTCGGAGCTGATCGCTGCCGATGGCGTCCCGTTCGCGCTCATCAACGGAGTGCGTATCGCGCATCCCCACGATCTCCTCGCCAGTGGAGACTGGCCGGAACTTCAACACGAGGTCATGCTCCGTGGGCGGGCGCAACCGTTCAAGCAGGCGTTCCGTGAGCTGTACATCCTCAACCAGAATGAGCAGGGCGAGAAGGGCATGTTCTCGCGGAGGTACGCGGGTCATCAGCTCAACGAGCATCGAGCGTCCGGACTGTTCTCCGCCAGAGGGTGGGTCGTTGACGTCGGGAACGGGTACACACGCACCTTCCACCACGAGAAGATCACCGCATTCTGCGATGTGATGAACGGGTGGGGGACGGCGGCCGCCGTCGAGAGCGCGGCGATCGAGGATGTCACTTTCTACCGCTCGGGGACCTGGAGTCCGCTTCCGCTGGCGGATGTTCCCGCACGGGTCTTCTCGGAGACGATGCGAGACCTCGACCTCGTCGTCTCCGTCGCGCATGCGAGTGGCGTCGACCCGGAGGCGTCGGAGTCCTCTGTCGAGGTGCGCAGGCGCATCGTCGATGAGACCGCCCAGCTCCTGGATCTGAACAACGTCGAGGTCGGCGGGCATCATGTGCGGATCAAGGGATCGCTCGGCACCTACTCCGTGCACCTCGGATCCGGGGTGGTGCACCTGATCCCCGGGAACGCGCTGTTCGTCATCCCGGTCGGAGCGCAGCACCGCGGCCGCATCTTCCTGCCGTTCGTGGATGACGATCCTCGAACGGCCGAGATCGTATCGAAGGTGGTGCTGCTCGCCCGCGATCAGCAGATCAAGGATCCGACGATCCTGAGTCAGCTGGTGCGCTGA
- a CDS encoding phosphoribosyltransferase yields MQENESVTDATIERETLTWDGFGAATRELARTIVDSGFAPEVVVAIARGGLLPAGAIAYGLGAKNCGAINVEFYTGIGTVLDAPEVLPPELDMAYLDGRRVLLVDDVADSGRTLALAVQLLKDKGADVRSVTIYTKPTTIIQPDYAWKDTDLWINFPWSFQGTVVEEDQGLAPSA; encoded by the coding sequence ATGCAGGAGAATGAATCGGTGACTGATGCAACGATCGAGCGCGAGACGCTCACCTGGGACGGATTCGGCGCGGCGACCCGCGAGCTCGCACGCACCATCGTCGACAGCGGGTTCGCGCCCGAGGTCGTCGTGGCGATCGCGCGAGGCGGTCTGCTGCCGGCGGGCGCCATCGCCTACGGCCTGGGTGCGAAGAACTGCGGCGCGATCAACGTCGAGTTCTACACCGGCATCGGCACCGTGCTCGATGCGCCGGAGGTGCTGCCTCCCGAGCTCGACATGGCCTACCTCGACGGTCGCCGCGTGCTGCTGGTCGACGATGTCGCAGACTCCGGCCGCACCCTCGCCCTCGCAGTGCAGCTGCTGAAGGACAAGGGCGCCGACGTGCGTTCGGTCACCATCTACACGAAGCCGACGACGATCATCCAGCCCGACTATGCCTGGAAGGACACCGACCTCTGGATCAACTTCCCGTGGTCGTTCCAGGGCACCGTGGTCGAAGAGGACCAAGGGCTCGCTCCTTCGGCCTGA